From the Capnocytophaga sp. oral taxon 878 genome, the window TGCAGAAAACTACCACCACTCCTGCCTCTTTGGCTACTAAAAAGAGATATGACGGCGAGGATGTAAAAGACTTATTAGCCAAAGACCATTATGATAAATGCTATATCTGTGAGCGCAAACTGACTACTGATTTTCAAGTAGAACATTTGCACAGCCAAGAGCACTACCCTGATGAAAGATACAATTGGGAAAACCTTTTCTTTGTATGTAGCTATTGTAATGGAAAAAAGTTGGCTAATTTTGATGATATTGTAAACCCTACTAAAGAAGCTATTGAAGAGAAAATCGTGCAAACCCTTAATTATGACAAAGCAGATTTTGCTACTGATGATACTTCGGAGGCTATACAACAAACGATTGTGCTACTAAATCGTATTTTCAATGGGAAAAATGGCATAAGAAAGTTAAAAGAAGAACGCTTTTTTGAGGAGTTTCTATCAAAAATGAATAATTTTGAACAAGCGGTATATGATTATCTCTCTGCACCTACCCCAGAAACCAAAGAGGTAATAAGAGAATTACTCTCTATAGAACAAGAATTTTTAGGGTTTAAGTATTGGATAATCAAGAATAACCCCTCCCTATATGCAGATTTTTCAGATGATATTGTATGGAATAAGGTTTAGATAATTATGAAAAGATACAACGACCGTGACCGTATAGGGGATGATGCTTCAATTGCTGATATTATTGCCCTTATTATTAGTAAATACCACCTTAGACGTGGCTTGCAAAAAGCTGCTGTTCCTTCTCTTTGGGAAGAACTGATGGGTGCTGCTATAGCTAAATATACGGCCTCGGTGGAACTAAACGGTAGTACCTTATACGTAAGGCTTACTTCGGCTGCGCTAAGTAATGAACTTAGTATGGGAAAAACTAAAATTATAAACCTGATGAATGAGGGTTTGGAAGAAAAACTAATACATAAACTGATATTTTTAAGCTAATATATGATACGCCCTGCTACTGCTACTGATGCTGCTAGTGTTGCCCCTTTGATGTTTCAGGCAATGGAAGAGATTGTTTATAAGATGATTGGTAAAGAACATCGGGAAGAGGCAATAGCCCTATTGGAAAGTTTGTTTGGACAGGAAAATAACCAATACTCATACCAAAACGCTTGGGTGTATGAGGAAAATAGTAGTGTAATAGGCTCACTGATAGCTTATGATGGTAAAGAATTGGATATGTTGCGTATGCCTGTGCTGCTCTTAATTAAAGAACATTATGGTATAGATATTACCTTAGAAGATGAGACTGCTGCAGGTGAACTGTATATTGATACCCTTAGTGTGAGGGAAGAAGCCCAAGGGCGAGGTATAGGTTCGGCACTTATAGAACACCTTAAAGGTATAGCTACCCAACCTATAGGTTTGTTAGTAGATGTGCATAACCCTGCTGCTGAGAGGCTATATACGCGATTGGGATTTGTGTATACACACGAACAGAATTTGGCTGGGGGGGTGTATAAACACCTTATATTCAGGTGAGAAAAGGATTTATAAAAAGTGAATAATAAGAAGCTGGCTTTAGGCCGGCTTTTTTTATGCTGTGGAAATGATATTTTGGCACTTATTTTGTATTTTGTGAATTAATTTTTACCTACACCTAAAAATTGCAAATATAATACTTAAAACACTTTTATGAGTGATTATTTTCATCTTAAGTGATAAAATGTTGCTTTTTTTGTCAGGATTTAGGTTTTTTACCGACTATATTGAAAATAAAATAGGAATACTATTTATTAAAAATAATGCTATATGAAATCATCGAGCAGTGAAGTGGCTGAATGGGTAGATATGTATGCTGAGAGCTTGCTAAGCCACGCTTGTTATTTGGTTACGGATAGAGCTGATGCTGAGGACTTAGTTCAGGAGGTTTTTCTTACTGCTCTTTCACAATATGATAGCTTTGAGCATAAAAGCAGTGTGCTTACGTGGCTGCGGGGTATATTGCATCATAAGGTGGCTGATTTTTACAAACGAAAGACTAAAGTGCAACATATTAGCTTTGACGATTTTTTTGACGAGGATGGTAATTGGAAAAAGAACCAAAACCTGAAAGAATGGGAGGCTGATGAGGGGATGCCTTTGGAGGCGCTTTTGGATAATAGGGAATTTAGGGAGGTTTTGGATAGGAGCTTTGAGAACTTACCTGAGAAATGGGCTTTGGTAATGCGGATGCATTATTTGGAGGAAAAAAAGTCGGGGGA encodes:
- a CDS encoding HNH endonuclease encodes the protein MIQLQKTTTTPASLATKKRYDGEDVKDLLAKDHYDKCYICERKLTTDFQVEHLHSQEHYPDERYNWENLFFVCSYCNGKKLANFDDIVNPTKEAIEEKIVQTLNYDKADFATDDTSEAIQQTIVLLNRIFNGKNGIRKLKEERFFEEFLSKMNNFEQAVYDYLSAPTPETKEVIRELLSIEQEFLGFKYWIIKNNPSLYADFSDDIVWNKV
- a CDS encoding DUF721 domain-containing protein, encoding MKRYNDRDRIGDDASIADIIALIISKYHLRRGLQKAAVPSLWEELMGAAIAKYTASVELNGSTLYVRLTSAALSNELSMGKTKIINLMNEGLEEKLIHKLIFLS
- a CDS encoding N-acetyltransferase; this encodes MIRPATATDAASVAPLMFQAMEEIVYKMIGKEHREEAIALLESLFGQENNQYSYQNAWVYEENSSVIGSLIAYDGKELDMLRMPVLLLIKEHYGIDITLEDETAAGELYIDTLSVREEAQGRGIGSALIEHLKGIATQPIGLLVDVHNPAAERLYTRLGFVYTHEQNLAGGVYKHLIFR
- a CDS encoding sigma-70 family RNA polymerase sigma factor; amino-acid sequence: MKSSSSEVAEWVDMYAESLLSHACYLVTDRADAEDLVQEVFLTALSQYDSFEHKSSVLTWLRGILHHKVADFYKRKTKVQHISFDDFFDEDGNWKKNQNLKEWEADEGMPLEALLDNREFREVLDRSFENLPEKWALVMRMHYLEEKKSGEICQVLGITTTNYWKMLQRGRLQLREYLDINWFNK